The genomic segment CTTGCAAATATAGCTCTTGCAAACTCGTACAATTTCCAAGAGGACTTAGATCTTTCACTTTCGTATTTTTGATAAGAAGGTGCCGTAATTTACATCCCGGACCGATAAATTCCAGATTCGAAATTTTAGAACCCTTCATTTCCAACCTGGTGAGTCTATTCCATCCGTCGAAGGTTCTCATTCCGGCGTCAGTGATCGGGACTCCGTTTAGAACCAAAGAATCCAATTTTTCGAATCTGCGAAGCGGAGATAAATCCCGGATTTGCGAATCGGTAATATTCAAATATCTAAGTCGGGGGAGATCTGGAAGTTCCTCTAAGGAACGAAGCTCTTTCGTATTCAATTCCAACACTTCTAGTTTGGAAAATGCAAGCAGATCCTTCCAACTGGGTTCTTCCTGAAATCCCAACCAGCGGATGTCCTTCGGATAGGCGCCCAACACTTCTCCGGAAGAATTACGAATCGTGGAATAATTTTCCGGGCGATAAGAGCAGGAAAGAAAGAATAGAAGAAAAAAGAATTTCCTCATACGTAATAAATTCATCCGAATCCCGGGAAAGAAAACTAGAAAATAAACTGAAGCACTTTAATTGGAGGTTTCTTTCAAGAGGACGCGTAGCTTGGAATCGGGGTTGACATGGGTCTAGTTCGTAGCCAGGATCGAAATTGCCCGGAAGATTGGATGGACGAAGATAAAAAATCCGCATCCCGAAACACCAAGCAAAAAGGAGAAATTCTTAGAGTCATCCAGGACGCAAAGGGTCCGCTTTCCGTAAAGGAAATCCACGACATATCTAAGAAATCTATCCAGAATATAGGAATCGCCACGGTTTATAGAGCCGTGAACCATTTACTGGATTCAGGTTTAATCCACGAAATCCAATTGCCGGGAGAATCCTCTCGGTTCGAAACCAGTCATTTGGACCACCACCACCATTTCCATTGCAAGATCTGCGATCGGGTCTTCGACGTGGGGCTTTGCCCTTTCCCGGTGGAGAATCTTCCCAAAGGATTTACAGTGGATTCCCATGAAATCATTCTCTACGGAGTATGTTCCGAGTGCAACTCGTCCAAAAAATGAAAGAAACATCAATCAAAGTTAGAATCATATATATTAGTTTTTTATTATTCGGATTTTTTCTGCTCTTGGACAGAATCCTTCTCCCCGAGATACTATTCGGCGTTCCTAACGAGCTGGAATGGGACACATCTCCCTGGTTCAATTTCTTGGAGAAGAGGAGCAAAATCCGCTTCGACAAAGAGGAGCGGGGAGTCCTGATCGCGGGCAGTAGCGTGGCGTTATATTCTTCTCTTCCGGAAAGAATGAACGATAGATTTCGAAATTCTACCGATCTCAAGGACGTTAGAGCCGAGTTCTATTCCCACCCCGCTTTGACTCCTTCCGATTTATACCATTACAGAAAGGATATAGTGGATAAGAATCCTTCTCTTTTGGTTTTCATACTGAATCCCGCCGACCTGCAATTGGACTTTTTAATCACTCCGGAAGAGGAGGCCAAGAGAAAGGAGCAATTCGAAAACAGGATCGTATACAAAGAAAAGGAGATTCTGGATCTGACCAAAGTGGAATACGACGAGATGAGATTGGCGGAAACATCTGCAAAAACTCGCCACCAAAATCGGATGTTATACCCGTTCGAATATCTCACCGAGAATTTTTCCTCCGTCTTGGGAGTGGGTAAATCCGCGATCTTATCCCTTTTATCCAGGTCGATCTTTTTTACCGTAAGATACAGAAGCTTTCTTTACGATCCATTCGATGCGATGATAGAGAATCATTTTAGAAGCGGTAGGTCTTATCATTATTTTACGGGCATCCAACCGAAAGAAGGAATCTACCTAAGAGGTTGGGCCAAACCTGAATTCCATATATCCTGCGAACTAAAAAGCGGGGTCCTGGAGGAAAGTGTCTTCTTCCAGGAAAAAGACACGAACCTAAAAGTATTTCAGGGAGAAAAAAACGTATTCGATCGGACTTTTTCCAAATCGGGATGGCAACCTTTACGTTTGGAATTTCCCGAAAAACCGGAAACAGTATATCTCAAATTCGTAATGAATCGTCCCATTTCTTCCGATCGCGTGGATTCTAGGATCTTTGGAACGGAGGAAATCTACGGAATCCGACTCTCCCAAAATTTTTGCAGAAGAGAGATTCGGACTGGAATTTCCTACTCCCGCATCCGAGGCCTGGACGATACTCGTTTGGCTTCTATGGACGATTCCACTTATGATAAGGATTACGCGGCGAGAATTTACGGATCCAAACCAGGAGCCTCCACTTCCCGTTTGGTGACTCTAAGAATGGGAAAACTGAAATTGGCAGCGGCCCGCGACTTCTTTATCTGGTCCGAATTGGATTACCTCAAGAAGAATGTGGAGTATTTCCGTTCGAAAGGAATCCGAGTGTTGCTCGTTCATTCTCCCGAAAATCCCGTAGAAAGAAGCGTTTACCAGGAGAGTCCATGGTATAAGGGATATGTTTCCTATCTGGAAAAATTAGGGACGGAAGAGTATCGGTTCCGGAATGCGGCGCCTAGCTTCGAGAAAAAGCAGGATTTTTTGGATCCCCATCATCTTACCTACGACGCTTCCGAACGTTCCACCGACTTGTACGCCGATTGGATTTCGGAAATATTGTCCGAGAAAAAATAGAAACCATGAGAAATCCATTCGATTCCTTCTCAAAGACCCGGCTTTTTCTTTCCGATTTATTTTTGCCTTTCTTGGCGGATAAGAATCGGGTTCTCGTTCTATTCTTTCTGATGTATTTTTCCGCCTCCTTCTTTGTCTGGAAAAAATACGAATGGAATCCTACTTCTCAGATCAATTTCGGAAAGGAATTCGCCGATCAGAATGCGCCAGAAACACCTCCGGGAGCCGTCGTATTTCTGGGAGAAGAAGGGAACCTAGGCGCCGGTTACGACGGACAAATCTTTTATTATTATTCTAGGATGCTGTCCGGATTTCACCTGGATTGGCCCAAGGGTTTCGAGACTAGTTTTAGAGCGCCAAGGATCGGATATCCGCTTTTGGTTTCTCCCTTCGGTTGGTTCGGGAGATACGGAACCGTATTCGGGATGTATTTTTTACATCTGTTGCTACTTCCTCTTTCTTTTCTAGCGCTACGCGACCTATTATCCGAAGACAAAAAATACCTGGCTGGTCTATATCTTCTCTCACCCTTTACCTTAGGAAGTTACGTGCTTCTGGTATCCGATACGGTCATGATCGGTCTTGTCGTTCTATCGTACTGGGCTTACAAAAAGAAAAGGTATCTTCTCTTCTCACTTTTGGGCGGGGTAGCGATTCTCACGAAAGAACAGGCTCTCTTCCTCCTTTTTCCTTTGGGATTAGAGGCTTTATTTCGAAAAGAATGGAGAAATGCAATATGGGTAGGATCGGTTCTAATCTTGCCGGTTCTATGGAGCGCCTATTTACGAACCCAATTTCCTTCTTGGAGTCCCGCTCACTTAGGGAGCTTTTTCGAGCCTTTTAGCGGAATATCCGCCTATTTCCGGGAAATCTACGAGGCTGTATCCGGGGCAGACGCGGGCTTAAAGGTGTTAGTAAAGAAATTCTCTCGTTTCCCGCTTCTGGTTCTTCTCGCTTCCGGCGTCTTTTTATTATTCCGAGGTCGAATCCGCCTGGGGATTCCTTTCCGGATCGGATTCGGAATCACGATGTTTACGATCTGCGGGGCAGGATACATATTGTATTGGGCCACTTATGAGAACGTTTCCAGGATGTTTGCGGTGAGTTTGCCGCTTTTGGCCCTTTGGCAATCCGAAGACGAGGAACTCCCCGGCTGGATCTACTGGACCCTCTGCGGTCTCGTTCTATTCTTCTTTTTTATAAAATTGGCAATCGTTTCGCAACCATTGCGCTTCTTGGTTTGGTAATTTGGCGACTTTCCCGTTATTTTCGTCATTTTTAGGAAAGGCAGGTTCGTAAAAAATTTCTTAGACT from the Leptospira wolffii serovar Khorat str. Khorat-H2 genome contains:
- a CDS encoding AZOBR_p60025 family cell surface glycopolymer formation protein; the protein is MRNPFDSFSKTRLFLSDLFLPFLADKNRVLVLFFLMYFSASFFVWKKYEWNPTSQINFGKEFADQNAPETPPGAVVFLGEEGNLGAGYDGQIFYYYSRMLSGFHLDWPKGFETSFRAPRIGYPLLVSPFGWFGRYGTVFGMYFLHLLLLPLSFLALRDLLSEDKKYLAGLYLLSPFTLGSYVLLVSDTVMIGLVVLSYWAYKKKRYLLFSLLGGVAILTKEQALFLLFPLGLEALFRKEWRNAIWVGSVLILPVLWSAYLRTQFPSWSPAHLGSFFEPFSGISAYFREIYEAVSGADAGLKVLVKKFSRFPLLVLLASGVFLLFRGRIRLGIPFRIGFGITMFTICGAGYILYWATYENVSRMFAVSLPLLALWQSEDEELPGWIYWTLCGLVLFFFFIKLAIVSQPLRFLVW
- a CDS encoding Fur family transcriptional regulator; its protein translation is MDEDKKSASRNTKQKGEILRVIQDAKGPLSVKEIHDISKKSIQNIGIATVYRAVNHLLDSGLIHEIQLPGESSRFETSHLDHHHHFHCKICDRVFDVGLCPFPVENLPKGFTVDSHEIILYGVCSECNSSKK
- a CDS encoding leucine-rich repeat domain-containing protein, coding for MRKFFFLLFFLSCSYRPENYSTIRNSSGEVLGAYPKDIRWLGFQEEPSWKDLLAFSKLEVLELNTKELRSLEELPDLPRLRYLNITDSQIRDLSPLRRFEKLDSLVLNGVPITDAGMRTFDGWNRLTRLEMKGSKISNLEFIGPGCKLRHLLIKNTKVKDLSPLGNCTSLQELYLQGTEVKDLAPLYSLSGLFHLQLDGTDVSDDEIRSIRKQLPYLKIMPGLRKILSSEKGSD